Proteins from a genomic interval of Triplophysa dalaica isolate WHDGS20190420 chromosome 13, ASM1584641v1, whole genome shotgun sequence:
- the LOC130433950 gene encoding phospholipase B1, membrane-associated-like: MEWLLFAVATCLLSLCPVKGNEWRLEYEEGLSHNSKEALKKEFPEKTRPISFKHPLFMCPDMSPSSSVPTSVERVKAADIKVIAALGDSLTTAIGANATTVLGIPIEFRHVSWSIGGYGSFQDVITLANIIRLFNPNVVGPAPAKTVHGTPAPLCETGFNLAVTGHNTFNLPEQVWHLIDTLKTYEKINFDEDWKLLTILIGMNDICDYCKDKALLTKLFFWTNLLAE, encoded by the exons ATGGAGTGGCTTTTGTTTGCCGTGGCAACTTGTTTGCTATCCCTCTGCCCTGTCAAAG GGAACGAATGGAGGCTGGAATATGAAGAAGGACTAAGTCACAACAGCAAGGAAGCTCTCAAGAAG GAGTTTCCTGAGAAAACAAGGCCAATCAGTTTCAAACATCCACTATTCATGTGTCCTGACATGAGCCCCTCCTCTTCTGTGCCCACCTCAG TTGAGCGGGTGAAGGCGGCCGATATTAAAGTGATTGCTGCTCTTGGGGATTCATTGACA ACAGCCATTGGTGCAAATGCGACAACAGTTCTTGGCATACCTATTGAATTTCGACACGTGTCATGGAG CATTGGGGGTTATGGATCCTTTCAAGATGTCATTACACTTGCAA ACATCATTCGACTCTTCAACCCAAATGTAGTGGGACCTGCCCCAGCCAAGACAGTCCATGGAACCCCAGCTCCTCTGTGTGAGACAGGATTTAACCTGGCCGTAACCGGACATAATACCTT TAATCTACCTGAACAAGTCTGGCATTTGATTGACACATTGAAAACGTATGAG AAAATTAACTTTGATGAAGACTGGAAACTCTTGACCATTCTAATTGGGATGAATGACATCTGTGATTACTGCAAAGACAAGGCATTGCTTACAAAGCTGTTTTTCTGGACAAATCTATTGGCAGAGTGA
- the LOC130434435 gene encoding phospholipase B1, membrane-associated-like, which produces MTVSLEMLRNEVPRMIVNVVQILPMETLREVQKPTPGCLLQRSFCSCLVKPAAGSADLKELIGVNLEFQKALEQLLYSDRFFKNDFAIVLQPFLKHADPPRLPNGKIDMSFFTPDCFHFTMKGHEELAKGLWNNMFQPEGEKFMVESFSNPIELSCPPVGHPYIYTRPSASKTDPALPEIPQSAGITLASLYLMLVLAFLPLWLAVNLVSL; this is translated from the exons ATGACGGTGTCCTTGGAAATGCTCAGGAATGAG GTTCCTCGAATGATAGTGAATGTGGTTCAGATATTGCCCATGGAGACCCTGAGGGAGGTACAAAAGCCCACCCCAGGATGTCTGCTCCAAAg gtcattttgctcatgtCTGGTAAAGCCAGCCGCTGGATCTGCTGATCTGAAAGAACTAATTGGAGTCAACCTGGAATTCCAG aaagcaTTGGAGCAACTATTGTACAGTGACCGTTTCTTTAAGAATGACTTTGCCATAGTTTTGCAGCCATTTCTGAAACACGCCGATCCACCAAGACTCCCT AATGGGAAGATTGACATGAGCTTCTTTACTCCTGACTGCTTCCACTTTACCATGAAAGGACATGAGGAGTTGGCCAAGGGACTTTGGAACAACATG TTTCAACCTGAGGGGGAAAAGTTCATGGTGGAGAGCTTTTCGAACCCTATTGAGCTCAGTTGCCCCCCTGTG GGTCATCCATACATTTATACCAGACCTAGTGCTTCAAAGACTGATCCGGCGCTTCCTGAGATACCCCAGTCAGCTGGCATCACACTCGCATCTCTATACCTCATGCTTGTCTTGGCTTTCCTTCCACTCTGGTTGGCTGTTAATCTGGTCTCCTTGTAG
- the chga gene encoding chromogranin-A, producing the protein MIARGYVGLVVLVNFVLSMPVTPGHTEQKDVEVMKCIVEVIADVLTKPHPIPVSPDCLQTLSTDDRLVTLLRHRNFLQELQDIAAEGVNERVQKHPGDLLDHVTSLPEDTKKTADDQSMLVAMEKPEEAAEKRGVSEESSMESEESEQESQKRNNIAEEEENDVGNHISMNPEQKRESQEEATIRDEEKQEEMNPPSFEKKEENEPHHKEGATLTDGLEANPEVKQSIMEDIEEPRGAEKERTHSTEEQKDEEEEEEKREVGPKYWSRLSKLAHKRVETGQKLEEHREASQHSKERMDQEAELWRSPEEQELQIMAQTEPEDKRDEEGSANRKTEDADIESLAAIESELESVAQKLHELRQG; encoded by the exons ATGATCGCACGGGGATACGTAGGGCTCGTGGTGCTGGTGAATTTTG TTTTGTCGATGCCTGTCACACCAGGACACACGGAGCAGAAAGATGTGGAG gtGATGAAATGCATTGTTGAAGTAATCGCAGATGTTCTGACCAAGCCTCATCCCATCCCAGTTTCCCCAGACTGCCTTCAAACCCTAAGCACTG ATGACAGGCTTGTGACCCTCCTTCGCCATCGCAACTTTCTCCAAGAGTTGCAAGATATCGCTGCAGAAG GGGTCAATGAGAGAGTGCAGAAGCACCCAGGTGACTTACTTGATCATGTGACCAGCCTCCCTGAAGATACAAAGAAAACTGCAG ATGATCAGTCAATGCTGGTTGCCATGGAGAAACCAGAAGAGGCTGCAGAGAAAAGAGGAGTCAGTGAGGAGAGCTCGATGGAGAGTGAAGAGTCAGAGCAGGAGTCTCAAAAAAGGAACAACATCGCTGAGGAGGAAGAGAATGATGTTGGCAATCACATCTCCATGAACCCAGAACAGAAGAGAGAGTCACAGGAGGAGGCCACAATAAGAGATGAGGAGAAACAGGAGGAAATGAACCCCCCCAGCTTCGAAAAGAAGGAGGAAAATGAACCTCACCATAAAGAGG GGGCAACACTCACAGATGGTCTTGAAGCAAACCCAGAGGTAAAACAATCCATCATGGAGGACATCGAGGAGCCCAGGGGAGCTGAGAAGGAGAGAACACATTCAACAGAAGAACAGaaggatgaggaggaggaggaggaaaagagagaggtTGGACCAAAGTACTGGAGTCGCCTAAGCAAACTGGCCCACAAGAGGGTGGAGACGGGCCAGAAGCTGGAGGAGCACAGGGAGGCATCACAGCACTCAAAGGAGAGGATGGATCAGGAGGCCGAGCTGTGGAGAAGCCCAGAGGAGCAGGAGCTGCAGATCATGGCACAAACTGAACCAGAGGACAAGAGAGATGAAGAGGGCAGTGCCAACAGAAAGACTGAg GATGCTGACATTGAGAGTTTGGCTGCCATCGAGTCTGAACTCGAGAGCGTTGCTCAGAAACTTCATGAACTGAGACAAGGCTGA
- the itpk1a gene encoding inositol-tetrakisphosphate 1-kinase isoform X2 gives MQTFVKGKRVGYWLSEKKTKKLNFQTFVDMCRKQGIEMIQLDLSQPIEKQGPFDVIIHKLTDHIVDADQNVTESLLLVQGVQDYIDAHPETVILDPLPAIRTLLDRCKSYKLIQKIEDDMQDDRICSPPFMVLKSECNAETLEQLHKNGITFPFICKPRVAHGTNSHEMAIIFSEEDLKDIKPPCVIQSFINHNAVLYKVFVVGEAYSVVQRPSIRNFPSGPTDRRAISFNSHHVSKPESSSHLTCRDNMEGQYWAPNNDVIQKMSRRLREALSISLFGIDIIIDNQTGQHAVIDINAFPGYEGVSAFFDDLLSHITSVLRGQVSSGASCGHLKANGIAKDPSVACGMPCGMLGNESSNWLMDSEGVKRGSHQGLSSCGACRAQNFHQHARSSLAAAETSSQ, from the exons GAAACAAGGGATAGAGATGATTCAG CTGGATCTGAGCCAGCCAATAGAGAAGCAGGGTCCGTTTGATGTCATCATCCACAAGCTGACCGACCACATTGTTGATGCTGACCAGAACGTCACAGAATCCCTTCTACTTGTACAGGGTGTCCAG GACTACATAGACGCTCACCCTGAAACTGTTATACTGGATCCTCTTCCGGCCATACGTACCCTGCTGGACCGATGCAAATCATATAAGCTCATTCAAAAAATTGAAGACGACATGCAAG ATGACAGGATCTGCTCTCCTCCCTTCATGGTACTGAAGAGTGAATGTAACGCAGAGACCCTGGAGCAGCTCCATAAGAATGGAATTACATTTCCTTTCA TTTGCAAACCTCGGGTAGCTCATGGCACCAACTCTCATGAG ATGGCCATCATCTTTAGTGAGGAAGATCTGAAAGACATCAAGCCCCCGTGTGTAATCCAGAGCTTCATTAACCATAATGCAGTGCTGTATAAAGTGTTTGTCGTGGGAGAGGCTTACAGCGTGGTGCAACGTCCCTCGATTAGGAATTTTCCCTCTGGACCGACCG aCAGAAGAGCTATATCCTTCAACAGTCATCATGTGTCTAAACCAGAGTCATCTTCTCATCTGACCTGT AGAGACAACATGGAGGGTCAGTACTGGGCACCAAACAATGATGTCATTCAGAAAATGTCCAGAAGGTTACGGGAAGCCCTCAGCATTTCTCTGTTTGGGATTGACATCATCATCGACAACCAGACCGGCCAGCATGCCGTCATTGACATCAATGCATTTCCAg GTTATGAGGGGGTCTCTGCGTTTTTTGATGACCTGCTGAGTCACATCACCAGCGTCCTGCGAGGTCAGGTATCTAGCGGAGCGTCATGCGGTCATCTGAAAGCGAACGGAATAGCGAAGGACCCCTCCGTAGCCTGTGGGATGCCCTGCGGCATGCTGGGAAATGAAAGCAGTAACTGGTTGATGGACAGCGAGGGTGTAAAAAGAGGCTCTCATCAGGGACTGAGTTCTTGCGGGGCCTGCAGGGCTCAGAACTTTCACCAGCACGCTAGATCCAGTTTAGCAGCAGCTGAGACTTCATCACAATGA
- the itpk1a gene encoding inositol-tetrakisphosphate 1-kinase isoform X1, whose amino-acid sequence MQTFVKGKRVGYWLSEKKTKKLNFQTFVDMCRKQGIEMIQLDLSQPIEKQGPFDVIIHKLTDHIVDADQNVTESLLLVQGVQDYIDAHPETVILDPLPAIRTLLDRCKSYKLIQKIEDDMQDDRICSPPFMVLKSECNAETLEQLHKNGITFPFICKPRVAHGTNSHEMAIIFSEEDLKDIKPPCVIQSFINHNAVLYKVFVVGEAYSVVQRPSIRNFPSGPTDRRAISFNSHHVSKPESSSHLTCAFLLFCPISGFPQRDNMEGQYWAPNNDVIQKMSRRLREALSISLFGIDIIIDNQTGQHAVIDINAFPGYEGVSAFFDDLLSHITSVLRGQVSSGASCGHLKANGIAKDPSVACGMPCGMLGNESSNWLMDSEGVKRGSHQGLSSCGACRAQNFHQHARSSLAAAETSSQ is encoded by the exons GAAACAAGGGATAGAGATGATTCAG CTGGATCTGAGCCAGCCAATAGAGAAGCAGGGTCCGTTTGATGTCATCATCCACAAGCTGACCGACCACATTGTTGATGCTGACCAGAACGTCACAGAATCCCTTCTACTTGTACAGGGTGTCCAG GACTACATAGACGCTCACCCTGAAACTGTTATACTGGATCCTCTTCCGGCCATACGTACCCTGCTGGACCGATGCAAATCATATAAGCTCATTCAAAAAATTGAAGACGACATGCAAG ATGACAGGATCTGCTCTCCTCCCTTCATGGTACTGAAGAGTGAATGTAACGCAGAGACCCTGGAGCAGCTCCATAAGAATGGAATTACATTTCCTTTCA TTTGCAAACCTCGGGTAGCTCATGGCACCAACTCTCATGAG ATGGCCATCATCTTTAGTGAGGAAGATCTGAAAGACATCAAGCCCCCGTGTGTAATCCAGAGCTTCATTAACCATAATGCAGTGCTGTATAAAGTGTTTGTCGTGGGAGAGGCTTACAGCGTGGTGCAACGTCCCTCGATTAGGAATTTTCCCTCTGGACCGACCG aCAGAAGAGCTATATCCTTCAACAGTCATCATGTGTCTAAACCAGAGTCATCTTCTCATCTGACCTGT GCATTTCTACTTTTTTGTCCTATTTCTGGTTTCCCTCAGAGAGACAACATGGAGGGTCAGTACTGGGCACCAAACAATGATGTCATTCAGAAAATGTCCAGAAGGTTACGGGAAGCCCTCAGCATTTCTCTGTTTGGGATTGACATCATCATCGACAACCAGACCGGCCAGCATGCCGTCATTGACATCAATGCATTTCCAg GTTATGAGGGGGTCTCTGCGTTTTTTGATGACCTGCTGAGTCACATCACCAGCGTCCTGCGAGGTCAGGTATCTAGCGGAGCGTCATGCGGTCATCTGAAAGCGAACGGAATAGCGAAGGACCCCTCCGTAGCCTGTGGGATGCCCTGCGGCATGCTGGGAAATGAAAGCAGTAACTGGTTGATGGACAGCGAGGGTGTAAAAAGAGGCTCTCATCAGGGACTGAGTTCTTGCGGGGCCTGCAGGGCTCAGAACTTTCACCAGCACGCTAGATCCAGTTTAGCAGCAGCTGAGACTTCATCACAATGA